Genomic segment of Labilithrix sp.:
GGCCGAGCACGTCGCCGTCCTTCCCCACCCGCTCCGCGAACGCCGCGGAGCGCGCGGTGTCGACGCGGACGCCGAGCTCTCCGAGCGTGCCTTCGAGCACCGACTTGCCGCCGAGGTGGAGCGACACCTTGCGCGCGAGGAGCGCCGTCGCGCGCTCGTCCGCGAACGCCTTCGGATCGGCGCCGGCGGGCAAGGTGACGCCGTCGATCTTCACGCCGGGGAGCACGCGCGCATCCGGGAACCAGCGGCCCTTCGCGGCGAAGGCGCCCGCGCCCAGCGCCGCGAACATCGCGGCCGCGAGGCCGATCCGGAGGCCCCATCGGTGCGGCCGCCGTGCAGGCGGAACGTATCGCACCGCCGGAGGACCGGGCGGCGGAGGGACGTAAGGGCTCGGAGGATCGGGGAAATGCATGTCCGAGAGGAAACGCCGCTCGAAGTATCCGTCATCCAGCGGCAAATGGGAAAGAGGCGCGTATGCTTGACCGGCCGTGAAGACGTGTCCGCAGTGCAAGATGCGGTACCCGAACGAGGCGACGTATTGCTTCGTCGAGGGGTCCGATCTGATCACACTGCCGGACCCGCGCCTAGGCACGCTGCTCGCCGGCCGCTACGTCATCGAGGAGGTGGTCGGCGAGGGCGGCATGGCGACCGTGTACCGCGCCCGGCACAAGCTCACCGACAAGCTCGTCGCGGTGAAGATCATGAACCCGATGCTCGCGACCGATCCGGTCGTGCGCGAGCGCTTCCGGCGCGAGGCGCGCTCCGCGCAGCGCCTCACCCACCCGAACATCATCGAGATCTTCGACCAGGGCGACACCGAGGACGGCACCGCCTACATGGTGATGGAGCTGCTCCAGGGCGAGTCGCTCGCGCCCGTCATCGCGCGCGGTCCGCTCGAGGTCGACCGCGCGATCCACGTGATGATCCAGATCGCCCGCGGCGTCGCGCGCGCGCACGACCTCGAGATCATCCATCGCGACATCAAGCCGGAGAACATCTTCCTCGTCCGGCGCGAAGACGGCTCCGACCTCGTGAAGGTGCTCGACTTCGGGATCGCGAAGTCGCGCCAGGACTCGCGCCTCACCACCCAGGGCGAGCTCTTCGGGACGCCGCAATACATGGCCCCGGAGCGCATCACCGGGAAGGGCGACGGCGGCCCGAGCGACATCTACGCCCTCGGCGTCGTGTTCTTCGAGATGCTCACCGGAGAGCTGCCGTTCAGCGCGCCCGACGTCGCGACGTTCTTCGTGAAGCACATGGAGGAGCCGCCGCCGCCGGTGCGCTCGCTCAACGCGCGTGTCCCCGAGCGGCTCGACGTGCTCGTTCAGCGCATGCTCGCGAAGTCGCCGTCCGACCGCCCCGTCGACGCGCACCGCGTGCACCAGGACCTCCTCGAGATCATCAAGGAGCGCGAGGCCGCGCCGCCGCCCTCCGCCGACGAGGAGATGGCGCACTCGGTCGCGCCGGTCACGCTCGCGGCCGGTCCGGCCGATCAGTGGGCGCGCCGCGTGTTCGTGCTCGAGCAGATGCTCTCGCTCGCGTTCGGCGCGAAGGAGTCGGCGCCGGGCGAGCTGACCGAGCTCCTCGAGCGCGCGAACGGCCTCGTCCGCGAGATCGTCGAGCGCCGCCTCGAGGCGTTCAAGTCGCAGGAGAAGCTCGAGCACATCGACGCGAAGGGCCGCGACAAGCGCGCGCAGCTCGGCTTCGCGGTGGACCAGCTCGGCGTCGACGCGTCGAAGGCGAAGGAGGACGTGCGCACGGCGCGCGAGACGCTGAAGCGCACGGAGGAGGAGACGAAGACCGCGCGCGAACGGTTCGAGGCCGCGCACAAGGAGGCGCTCTTCTGGGAAGGCCGCTGCGGCTTCATGGAGCCGTCCGCCGACCTCGCGCAGGCCTACCGCGCCATCGCGGACGCGGTCGACGAGTGGATCGCGCTCCAGGCCGAGGCGCGCCGCACGCAGGAGCACGTCGAGACGTCGGAGCGCACCGCGAACGACCTCGACTTCCAGCTCCGCGAGCTCCGCGGCGCGCTCGGCGCGCACGAGCAGGAGCTCGACGAGGAGCGGGCCAAGCTCGAAGGCGCGATCCACGAGCAAGGCAAGGAGGCCGAGCGCCTCGAGGGCGAGCTCCTCGAGCTCACCGCGCGCTTCTGCCGTCCGCTCCGCGCGCGCCCGGAGCTCGCGCCGCTCTTCAAGGAGCTCGAGCTGGACGTCGCCGCGTGATCTCGACGTTCGGCGCGCCCCCGAAGCGCCGCGCCATCACCGCGATCGCCTCGGGGTTCTCGTCGACGAGGAGGAACGTGCAGCCGTGCTCGAGCGCGGCCGCGCCCGCGGTGCCGGTGCCGGCGAAGAAGTCGAGGACGACGCCGCCCTTCGGCGCCGACGCGCGCACGACGCGACGAAGGACGCCGAGCGGCTTCTGGGTCGGGTAGCCGAGCTTCTCTTTCCCCGTCGGCGACACGATCGTGTGCCACCACGTGTCGGTCGGGAGCTTCCCCGCCGCCGCCTTCTCCTCACCGACGAGCTCCGGCGCCATGTACGGGATGCGATCGACCTCGGCGGTGTCGAAGTGGTAACGCGCCGGGTCCTTCGCGAAGAACAGGATGTTGTCGTGCTTCGCCGGCCAGCGTTTGTTGGTGCGCGAGCCGTAGTCGTAGGCCCAGATGATCTCGTTGATGAACGAGGCGCGCCCGAAGATCCGATCGAGGAGCACCTTGCAGTAGTGCACCTCGCGGTAGTCGATGTGGAAGTAGAGGCTCCCCGTCGGCTTGAGGACGCGGTGCGCCTCGCGGAGGCGCGGCTCGAGGAACGCGAGGTAGTCGTCGAAGACGTCGACGTACCTCGCGTCGTCGGCCACGCGCTCGGTGCGGTAGCGCCGACCGCCGAACCCGGTGCGGTCCCCCTCCTCGTCGCGGACGGCCTTCAGCCGATCGCGCCGCTGGACACGGCCCGTGTTGAACGGGGGATCGACGTAGATCAGATCGATCGACGCGTCCGGCAGCTCTCGAAGCACGTCGAGGCACTCGGCCTCGACGATCCGACTCAGTCCTTCGCGAAGCAGTAGATGCGACCCTGACTCTTGCGCGCCGCCTGCCCCTGGACGGTGCAGTTGGAGGTCGGCGAGCCGTTGCCGGTGAAGTTCCAGGCCGAGCCGATCTGCGGGTTCGTCTCCGGCGCCGCGCTTCCGAATCCGGTCTGGTTGCCCTGGTTCGCCGTCCAGTTGTTGCAGTGGGCGTTGCCGCGGCGCGTCCCGTCGAGGAGCGATCCGGTGAGGATCCACTGCCCCTCCGCCGGGATCGCGTTGCCCTTCTCGTCGACGAGGAGGTCGCTCTTGATGACCAGCTGACCCGTCACATCCTCCGGCGTGTGCAGCGTCTCGACGTTCGTCGCGACCACGACGCCCTTCTGGTTCTGCCACGGCCCCGGACCGATGCGGTCCTTCGCGTTTTCGTTGGCGGTGCTGAGGTACGCGGCCCATGTGTGATCGTCGCCCTTGATCGGCGCGGCAGCCGCGAGCTCCTTGCACTTCGCGTCGGCGCCGGTGATGCCACCGAGGTTACCGCCGGTGCCGGCGGGGACGCTCGTCACGAAGAAGGTCATCGACGACTTCGGCGGGGGTGGCGGGGGCGTGTCGTCGACGACCGGGGGCGGCGTCGTGACGGGCGCCTCACCGGTCCCTTCCGGTTTCTTGTCGGTGTCGTCCTTCTCGTCGTCGTCGTCACCGAGGGTCGTTCCCCCCGGCTCCTCCTCGTCGGTGGGCGGGGTCTCCGTTGCCCTGGAACAACCCTGACCCAGGGCGAAAACCGCTGTAACACCGAGGAAACAGACAAGGCGCAACCGCATCATCCCGAGCTCCTTTGCCGACACAGAAAGATATAGGCAAGCAGTGCGCCTACACTAGTCGCCTGTATGGCTCTTCCTGCCTCCACCGTCGCCGCGATCTCGGAGCGCCTCTTTCGCGGAGCCTCCGCCCCTGGATCGCCGCCGCCCCGCCCTCTCCATGTCCTCTACGGAGGCGCCCACCTCTTCTCGCGCGGCACCGTCGAGAAGCTCGGGGCGCGGGCGCGCGAGTCGATGGACCGTCACGGCGAGGACGCGCGCGCGTTCGGCGAGGCGATCGGCCTGACGGATCCGGAGAGCGCCGAGCGCGTCGCCGCGCGTGTCCGCGCGAAGCTCGCGACGTCGGCGATCGATGCACTCTGCATTGATTTCGAGGACGGCTACGGCCCGCGGAGCGACGAGGAGGAAGACGCGGACGCCGCGCGCACGGCGGCGGAGCTCGCGGCGGCGCCGGCAGCAGGCCCGGTCATCGGCATTCGCGTCAAGTCGCTCTCGCCCGCGACGTTCGCGCGCGCGGTCCGCACGCTGGAGATCTTCCTCGACGCGGCGCCGGCGCGGCCCGGCTTCACCGTGACGTTGCCGAAGGTGACGCGCGGCGAGGAGGTGCACGCGCTCGTGGAGCTGCTCGACGCGCTCGGCCGGCGCGAGGTCGGGATCGAGCTGATGATCGAGACGCCGGCCGCGCTGCGCGACGTACGCGCGCTCGTCGACGCGGGAGGAGGTCGTGTCGTCGCGGTCCACCTCGGCGCCTACGACCTCACCGCCGAGCTCGGCGTCGGCGCACGCGATCAGTCGCTCGATCATCCGTACAACGAGCTCGCGCGCATGACGCTGAAGCTCGCGCTGCCCGACGTCGGCGTCTCCGACGGCGCGACGACGACGCTGCCGACCGGCGGCGACACCGCCGCGGTCCATCGCGCGTGGAGGCTCCACGCCGCGAACGTGCGGAGCGCGATCAAGCTCGGGATCTGGCAGGGCTGGGACCTCCATCCCGCGCAGCTCCCCGCGCGCTGGGGCGCGGTGTTCGCGAGCTTCCTCGAGGAGCGCGCGCCGCTCGCGGCGAGGCTCGCGGCGTTCGTGGCGCGGGCGACGCAGGCGTCGCGCGTCGGTCAGGACTTCGACGACGCGGCGACGGCGCAGGCGATCGTCGCCTTCTTCCGCCGCGGCCTCGCGTGCGGCGCCCTCGACGACGCCGACCTCGCCGCGACGACGCTGACACGCGCGGACCTCGACAAGTCCTTCGCCGAGATCGCGCGGTCGAGATGAAGCGGGTGCTCTTGCTTCTCGTGCTCGTGCTCGTGCTCGTGGCGTGCGGCGGCGGCGGGCCGAACGCGCCTTCTGGGGGCGGCGCGAACGTCGAGGAGCGGGTCGTGATCGAGAAGCTGCCCGACGGCACGATCAAGAAGACGACGATCCGGACGACGAAGCGCACGGTTCCGATGGCCCCGCCGCCCGCGCGCCCCGCCGATCCGTACCCCGCCGATCCGCTCGTTCGCTACAACGTCGAGCGCGTGAACGCGTACCGCGCGCGGAAGGGCCTCCCACCGCTGCTCTACGATCGGAAGATCAGCGAGCTCGCGCTCCGCGGCTCGCAGCAGCTCGCGAGCGATCACCGCCCGCACGCGCACTTCGCGGCGCACGCGAAGGGCGCGCCGGGCTTCGGCTCGCGCGCGGCCGAGAACCAGGGCGACGAGAACGGCGTCCCGGTGCTCGATCCCAACCCGACGAAGAACGGCCAGCGCCAGATCGACGCGATGCTCGAGCTCATGTTCGCGGAGGGCCCCGGCGGCGGCCACTACGACAACATGATGAGCAAGGAGCTCCGCCGGATAGGGGTGGGGCTCTTCAACTCAGCCGGTCGGCTCTACATGACCAACGATTTCTCGGATTAAATCGCGAACGTACGCGCATCTCGCACCATGTGCCGACGAACCGAAGAGACGCATGGGAGGCGCCCGATCCACCCTCATCGGGTGAAGAATCAGGGTTCGAGGAACGTAGGAGAGCGGTGATGGAAGCGGACCAGATCACGGCGTGCGAAGAGTGCGGTGTCGTCCTGCCGCCGTTCGTCGACGGCTCCACGAGCTGCCCGACGTGCGGGCTCGAGCATCTCGCGAGCACGGGGGAGTTCGCGGCGCTCACGGAGCGCACGCTCCCGGTCGACCGCCCGAGCCACGCGGGCGAGGACGCGGCGCGCATCGCGATGACGGAGAAGGCGATCGTGGAGCTGCTCCGCCGCCAGCTCGGCGTGCTCGGCACCGTCTTCGTCGCGCCGGACGTCCCCGCGCGCAAGGAGGCCGCCGCGCGCCGCGCGCACGTCGTGCACCTCCCCTCCCCCGAGAAGCTCCTCGCGCTCTACGACGCGACGATGCTCGGCAGCGGCGAAGAGGGCTTCATCGTCACCACGCGCCGCCTCTGCTGGAAGAACGTCGGCGCGCCGGCCTGCTCGATCCAGTGGCGCGACATCGATCCCGATCGCCTCTTCATCGACGGCCGCCGCCTCTTCGTCGACGACGAGGCGATCACGATCGACGACGAGGACGTGCTCGACGCGAGCATGGACGCCTTCCACGTCCTCGCGCTCTCCGCGCGCCCGCAGGCCTCCGGCCACATGCCGGTCGCGAGCGTCGTGCCGGCCGAGAGCAGCCCGACGACGTCCGCCTGGTTCGCCCGCGCCGCCGCCCCGGCAGGCACGCCGCCGCCGCCGCACTCCACGTCGTACCTCGGCTACGCTTCGCGCGTGGAGACGAAGACGCCGGCGTGCAAGTGCTGGCACTGCCACACGCCGCTCCACGAGACGACGCCGCAATGCGGCTACTGCGGCGCGATCCCGAAGAAGAAGACGGGCTGGCTCAAAGCCACGGGCTGACGCGCCCACGCCGCTCGCGTGTATCCTCACGGGATGCGTTTCATCCATGGGGTTTGTGGATCGTTGGTGGCGATCGCGGCGCTCTCCACGCTCTCGGCGGCGTGCGGTGACGACGACGCGCCGAGCGGCTCGAGCACGTCGAGTACCTCGAGCTCCTCGAGCACGTCGAGCAGCTCCGGCAGCTCGGGCAACGCCAGCTCCAGCAGCTCGGGCGGCGACGGGAGCGACGCCGGCGAAGAAGCGTCGTCGAGCACGTTCGCGCTCACGAGCCCGGCGTTCCAGGAGGGCGGCGACATCCCGAAGGAGCACTCGTGCGACGGAGCGGGCGAGTCGATCCCGCTCGCGTGGAGCGGCGCGCCCGCCGGCACGAAGAGCTTCGCGATCGTGATGCGTGACAAGACGTTCGAGAACGGCGGCAACAACTACCACTGGGTCCTCTGGGACATCCCCGCGTCGACGACGTCGCTGCCGAAGGGGATCGCGAAGACGGCGAGCCCGGACCCGCCCGGCGGAGGCGCGAAGCAAGCGAAGTGGAGCTTCGGCGAGGAGCTCGGCTACGGCAACATGTGCCCCATCTCAGGCCCGCCGACGCACACCTACGAGCTCACGCTCCTCGCGTTCACCGACGCGAGCATCCCCGTCGAAGGCGCCACCGACCCCAAGGACATCGACGCCCTCCTCCAGGCGAAGAAGGCCGGCAGCGCATCGCTATCAGGAAAGTACACGAAGCAGTAACGGACGCCGCGACCTCCAACGCCGAGCTGAACGCTTCGTAACGGACGCTCCGCCCCTTCGCGCCCCACCCTCCGAACACCGACACGACACGAACACGAACACGCAAACCGCACCGGCCAACGCCGACGCGGGCCCTCACCCGCGCGGTAGCGAGCCCCTCCCACGCCGTATCCGAGCACCGAACACCGACGCGACCACGCGAAACCCGCACCGCCCGAACGCCGACGCAGCTCGCCGACGCGAGCGAGGCATTCACCCACGCCGTATCCGAGCACGCGAAACCCGCACCGCCCAAACGCCAACGCAGTTCACCGACGCGAGGCCCTCACCCGGCCATAGCGAGGCTCTCACGCGCGCAGCTGGCGAATTCGCCCACGCCGTAGCGAAGCTCTCACTCGCGCAGCTGGCTCACCCGCACCATAGGAGGCTCTCACGCGCGCAGCTGGCGAGCTCACCCGCGCGCGCAGCTAGCGAATTCACCCACGCTGTAGCGAGGCTCTCACGCGCGCAGCTGGCGAGCTCACCCGCGCGCGCAGCTAGCGAATTCACGCACGCCGTAGCGAGGCTCTCACGCGCGCAGCTGGCGAATTCACGCGCTGTAGCGAGGCTCTCACGCGCGCAGCTGGCGAGGCACGGAAGGGAGCTCGTGGAAGCCGATCGGGCCGCCGCCGCGGAGCCAGCCTTCTGCTGCGAGCCACGTTTGCGGCGGCGCGGTCGGAGGTGATGCTCGTGCGCCGCGAGCGCGGGCGAATGCGGCGGGCGGCGGCCGTGCGATGGGGTGCCAGCCGTCGAACCATGCCGCGGAGGTCATCGTGTCGAGCTCGAACGTCGCGTTCGTGGCGCGCGCGTGCTCGATCGCGTGCTTCCGCGTGTTGAAGAAGAGATACACGAGGACGTTGCGCGTCTCCGTCGGCGAGGTGAGCTCGCGACGGTGGTGGCGATCACGAAAGAGCGAGCCGTGGCGGCGCGCGACACGATTCACCGCAAACGCGATGCGCGAGAAGAGGAGCTGCAGGCGACGCGCGACCTCCTTCTTGTCTTGAGCCTCGACGAGCAGATGCAAGTGGTCGTGCTGCACGGAGTAATGCACAACGCGAACACCGCGCGCGACGCACGCGGCGATCTGGTCGACGATCGCCGCATGCACGCGCTCCGCGCGGAAGCTCGGCCCAACCGGGACGCGCTTCATCGAGACGTGCAACGGATGATCGCGATGATGCGGCTTTCGCGTCACGTGCTTCACGAACCCGATCCGCTCCGGCCGCGGAGGCCGCCCGCCCCGACCAACGCGCAACTTCTCGACGAACAGCGGAAGCTGCCCTCTTCGCTGTCGTTTCCGAGCCCTCGCCATTTGTTTAGCATAGCTATTTTTACGGCACTTGCAAGTGCATGGGGGCGTTATGCGTTCGTGGCTTGTCCGTTCGCGGGACCGAAGGAACGGGATGCTTGGGAGAACCTGTGGACAAGGCTGGAAGCGGCGGCCGGTGGGTCGTGACGCATGACCCACGAACGCGAAATATTTGGGAGAAAGTTTGGGAGAACCTGTGAACACGGCTCGAGTCTTCATCGCCCAATCGGTGTCACCGCTCTCGCGGCCAACCGCGTGAACACCTCATGGGACCAAGGCGACCGCAGCGACGTCGCGACGCCGCTTCGCCGCGGCACGCCGCTCGGAGACGCCACTCCGCCGGAGCATGCCGGGTACGCCTGGCGGAGCGGCGTATCGGGTGGAGTGGCGCCCCCGGCCGAGCGGCGTGCCCCCGCGGAGTGGCATCCCTGAAGTGAGCGGCGTGCCCCGGCGGAGCGGCGTGTCCCCGGCGGAGCGGCGTGTCCCGGCGGAGCGGCGTGCCCCGGCGGAGCGGCGTGCCCCGGCGGAGCGGCGTGCCCCGCGGAGTGGCATCCTGAAGTGAGCGGCGTGCGTGTCTGGGGTGGGGGCGCGCGGGGGTGGGGAGGGATGGCTGGTAGGTGCCGCGAGGCGTTGCGAAAGGCAGAGCCTCACAGCGCCCCTGACCGACGACGTAGCGAAAGGCCGGCTACTCGTGCTGGCCTAAGTAAGAGAAGAGACGTTTGGGAGTTAGCGTGCCGGCATCGGGGGCGGGGGCGGAGAGATGAGACCTGCGTCTTGGAGGATGTCTTCGACGCGGCCCTGGTAGGAGGCCATCTTTGGGTCGTCGCGGGTCGACATGCCTAGGGCCAGGGCGTCGGTGCGGCGGCCGACCTTCGAGAGGGCCTCGATCTTCACCATCGTCGCCTCCGGCGTGAGCGCGTTGCGGCCGGGGATGGCCTCGTAGAGGTCGATCTCGTGGAGCGCCTTCTTCGCGTCGCCGCTCGCGAGGGCCTCGCGGGCGTTCGCGACGTGCTTCGCCTCCTGCGCCAGCGTCGCCATGTTCACCGGAGGGCCGCTCGCGATCGGCGCCGCCGACGGGTCGGGGGTGGGTGGAGGCGGAGACGGCGCGCGCGGCGCCGCGGTCGTCTCGACGATGCCGCTCGAGGTGGGCTCGGCGTCGGGCGTCTTCTTGGGATCGTCTTTGCCGCCGAAGGCGATGCCCAGGATGACGGCGACGACGGCGGCGGCGGCGACGAAGGCGAGGGTCTTTTGAGTTCCGGTCATTGTTCGGGGATCGCGATGCCGATCTGCTTGCGGAGCTTCGCGTAGCGGTCCGAGACCACGAAGCTCATGAGGTCGTCCATCTGTTCGTCGAGGTGCGTCTTGTCTTCGAGCGAGAAGACGTTGTGCGCGGCGCGGAGGTCGTTCGCGAGGAGGAGGCCCGCGCGCGCGAGGGTGCGGTCGCTCGCGGTCGCCCAGCGCGCGAGGTTGGCGCGGCCGCCCTCCTCCACGAAACGGAGGAAGTGGCCGCGGAGACGATCGATCTGCGCCGGCTCGAGGATCGGCTCGATCGCCTTCGCGATCGGGACGACGAGCTGCTTCACCTGCGCCGAGAGCGGGAGGCCCGGGTTGCCGATCGAGAGCGCGGCGAGGAAGATGTCCTCGAGGCCGCGCGCCGAGGGGACGAGCATCTTCACGAAGTGCTCCTCGCGGTAGTTCGCGAGGTGGCGGCCGGCGAGGAACGCGAGCTCCGCGGCGGAGCGGCCCGAGAGCGCCTTCGCGCCGATGCGCGACGCGGGAGGCACGCCCGGCACCATCTCGACGAAGCCCTCGAAGTCCACGTCGGTGAAGAGCGCGGGCGAGTGCATGCCCAGGATCGCCGCCGCCCACGAGAAGCAGCGGACCGCCTGCACCGTCGTCGTGGCCGGGTCCTGCTTGTTCGCGGGATCGAGCTTGATGAGCTGCTTGTCGCGGCGC
This window contains:
- a CDS encoding CAP domain-containing protein, producing MLLLLVLVLVLVACGGGGPNAPSGGGANVEERVVIEKLPDGTIKKTTIRTTKRTVPMAPPPARPADPYPADPLVRYNVERVNAYRARKGLPPLLYDRKISELALRGSQQLASDHRPHAHFAAHAKGAPGFGSRAAENQGDENGVPVLDPNPTKNGQRQIDAMLELMFAEGPGGGHYDNMMSKELRRIGVGLFNSAGRLYMTNDFSD
- a CDS encoding DUF1554 domain-containing protein, coding for MRLRLVCFLGVTAVFALGQGCSRATETPPTDEEEPGGTTLGDDDDEKDDTDKKPEGTGEAPVTTPPPVVDDTPPPPPPKSSMTFFVTSVPAGTGGNLGGITGADAKCKELAAAAPIKGDDHTWAAYLSTANENAKDRIGPGPWQNQKGVVVATNVETLHTPEDVTGQLVIKSDLLVDEKGNAIPAEGQWILTGSLLDGTRRGNAHCNNWTANQGNQTGFGSAAPETNPQIGSAWNFTGNGSPTSNCTVQGQAARKSQGRIYCFAKD
- a CDS encoding YbhB/YbcL family Raf kinase inhibitor-like protein, which gives rise to MRFIHGVCGSLVAIAALSTLSAACGDDDAPSGSSTSSTSSSSSTSSSSGSSGNASSSSSGGDGSDAGEEASSSTFALTSPAFQEGGDIPKEHSCDGAGESIPLAWSGAPAGTKSFAIVMRDKTFENGGNNYHWVLWDIPASTTSLPKGIAKTASPDPPGGGAKQAKWSFGEELGYGNMCPISGPPTHTYELTLLAFTDASIPVEGATDPKDIDALLQAKKAGSASLSGKYTKQ
- a CDS encoding transposase, which codes for MKRVPVGPSFRAERVHAAIVDQIAACVARGVRVVHYSVQHDHLHLLVEAQDKKEVARRLQLLFSRIAFAVNRVARRHGSLFRDRHHRRELTSPTETRNVLVYLFFNTRKHAIEHARATNATFELDTMTSAAWFDGWHPIARPPPAAFARARGARASPPTAPPQTWLAAEGWLRGGGPIGFHELPSVPRQLRA
- a CDS encoding phosphoenolpyruvate kinase, yielding MALPASTVAAISERLFRGASAPGSPPPRPLHVLYGGAHLFSRGTVEKLGARARESMDRHGEDARAFGEAIGLTDPESAERVAARVRAKLATSAIDALCIDFEDGYGPRSDEEEDADAARTAAELAAAPAAGPVIGIRVKSLSPATFARAVRTLEIFLDAAPARPGFTVTLPKVTRGEEVHALVELLDALGRREVGIELMIETPAALRDVRALVDAGGGRVVAVHLGAYDLTAELGVGARDQSLDHPYNELARMTLKLALPDVGVSDGATTTLPTGGDTAAVHRAWRLHAANVRSAIKLGIWQGWDLHPAQLPARWGAVFASFLEERAPLAARLAAFVARATQASRVGQDFDDAATAQAIVAFFRRGLACGALDDADLAATTLTRADLDKSFAEIARSR
- a CDS encoding protein kinase, coding for MKTCPQCKMRYPNEATYCFVEGSDLITLPDPRLGTLLAGRYVIEEVVGEGGMATVYRARHKLTDKLVAVKIMNPMLATDPVVRERFRREARSAQRLTHPNIIEIFDQGDTEDGTAYMVMELLQGESLAPVIARGPLEVDRAIHVMIQIARGVARAHDLEIIHRDIKPENIFLVRREDGSDLVKVLDFGIAKSRQDSRLTTQGELFGTPQYMAPERITGKGDGGPSDIYALGVVFFEMLTGELPFSAPDVATFFVKHMEEPPPPVRSLNARVPERLDVLVQRMLAKSPSDRPVDAHRVHQDLLEIIKEREAAPPPSADEEMAHSVAPVTLAAGPADQWARRVFVLEQMLSLAFGAKESAPGELTELLERANGLVREIVERRLEAFKSQEKLEHIDAKGRDKRAQLGFAVDQLGVDASKAKEDVRTARETLKRTEEETKTARERFEAAHKEALFWEGRCGFMEPSADLAQAYRAIADAVDEWIALQAEARRTQEHVETSERTANDLDFQLRELRGALGAHEQELDEERAKLEGAIHEQGKEAERLEGELLELTARFCRPLRARPELAPLFKELELDVAA
- a CDS encoding site-specific DNA-methyltransferase, which gives rise to MHRPGAGGAQESGSHLLLREGLSRIVEAECLDVLRELPDASIDLIYVDPPFNTGRVQRRDRLKAVRDEEGDRTGFGGRRYRTERVADDARYVDVFDDYLAFLEPRLREAHRVLKPTGSLYFHIDYREVHYCKVLLDRIFGRASFINEIIWAYDYGSRTNKRWPAKHDNILFFAKDPARYHFDTAEVDRIPYMAPELVGEEKAAAGKLPTDTWWHTIVSPTGKEKLGYPTQKPLGVLRRVVRASAPKGGVVLDFFAGTGTAGAAALEHGCTFLLVDENPEAIAVMARRFGGAPNVEITRRRPARAP